TTGATTAGGTTTTGGAATTAGCTGGAAATGCTGCAAAGGATAACAAGAAGTCAAGAATCATCCCAAGGCATCTGTGTTTGGCTATAAGGAATGATCAAGAGTTGGGGAAATTACTTGCTGGTGTTACTATTGCTAGTGGTGGTGTTCTACCAAACATCAATGCTGTTTTGTTGCCAAAGAAGGGTGATAAGGCTGAGAAATCATCTGCAACTCCACCTAAATCTCCAGGGAAAGCTTCTAAGAAGGCTGCAGCAGCTTAAGGGTGGTGGTGACTTCATTCTCGTAGTATT
The nucleotide sequence above comes from Papaver somniferum cultivar HN1 chromosome 8, ASM357369v1, whole genome shotgun sequence. Encoded proteins:
- the LOC113302272 gene encoding protein H2A.5-like; protein product: MEGAAAVPKVGKGGRKGGERKKAVTKSVKAGLTFPVGRMARYLKKGRYAERVGSGAPVYLAAVLEYLAAEVLELAGNAAKDNKKSRIIPRHLCLAIRNDQELGKLLAGVTIASGGVLPNINAVLLPKKGDKAEKSSATPPKSPGKASKKAAAA